The following proteins are co-located in the Desulfobacterales bacterium genome:
- the cls gene encoding cardiolipin synthase, giving the protein MDIIHGFILTLNILLSLTTAGHALLHKRTPSSALGWIAVCLIFPFVGAFLYFLFGINRVETRARKLEDKRSAYSLGGHEYQQAVSEVSIAASQLKLPRSYAQIARISDRVTRLPLVDGNRVDLLPGGETAYPEMIESIDQAKHYVFLTTYIFETNKTGRDFIEALSRAARRGLDVRVMIDGVGEYYYFPRAGALLKKRGVKVARFIPPSLFPPTIHINLRNHRKILIADGKIAFTGGMNIGDRHLAHHTSNRSRVIDMHFRLKGPVIMQIEQAFLEDWAFCTGEISAPRPSPPAPSGPAICRAITDGPNEDINKLSTIILGAISSSREQVLIMTPYFLPSLEMASALQSAALRGIDVRIVLPGKNNLPFIQWATNNMLRELLYWGVRVYYQPPPFVHTKLFVVDQQYAQIGSANFDPRSFRLNFELSVEIYDHHVAKTIASHIEHRIKHSQIIHLSDIDQRPLIIKFRDALMWLFSPYF; this is encoded by the coding sequence ATGGATATTATACACGGTTTTATCCTGACCCTTAACATACTGCTCTCCCTGACCACGGCCGGGCATGCGCTGCTTCACAAGCGAACCCCCTCCTCGGCTTTGGGCTGGATTGCGGTATGCCTGATTTTCCCCTTTGTGGGCGCCTTTCTATATTTTCTGTTCGGTATCAACCGGGTGGAAACCCGCGCCAGAAAGCTGGAGGACAAGCGGTCCGCCTATTCGCTTGGGGGCCACGAATACCAACAGGCTGTCTCCGAGGTCTCCATCGCTGCCTCCCAGTTGAAGCTGCCCCGCTCCTATGCGCAAATTGCCCGGATTTCAGACAGGGTCACCCGGCTGCCGCTGGTTGACGGAAACCGCGTGGACCTTCTGCCCGGCGGCGAAACCGCCTATCCGGAAATGATTGAGAGCATTGACCAGGCGAAACACTATGTATTTCTAACGACTTATATTTTTGAAACCAACAAAACCGGTCGGGACTTCATCGAGGCCCTCTCCCGGGCGGCCCGGCGCGGTCTGGATGTTCGGGTGATGATCGATGGCGTGGGGGAATACTATTATTTCCCGCGAGCCGGCGCCCTTCTTAAAAAACGGGGGGTAAAAGTGGCGCGGTTCATTCCGCCAAGCCTTTTTCCGCCCACCATTCATATTAACCTGCGCAATCACCGGAAAATATTAATCGCAGACGGAAAAATCGCCTTTACCGGGGGGATGAATATTGGCGATCGCCATCTGGCCCATCATACAAGCAACCGCTCCCGCGTGATTGACATGCATTTTCGGCTCAAGGGCCCGGTGATCATGCAGATTGAACAGGCGTTTTTGGAAGACTGGGCGTTTTGCACCGGTGAGATATCCGCCCCGCGGCCGTCACCCCCGGCCCCAAGCGGGCCGGCCATTTGCCGGGCGATAACAGACGGGCCGAATGAGGATATCAATAAGCTCTCCACCATCATCCTGGGGGCAATCTCCTCCTCCCGGGAGCAGGTGCTGATTATGACCCCTTATTTTCTGCCCTCCCTTGAAATGGCTTCCGCGCTCCAGAGCGCAGCGCTGAGGGGAATTGACGTCAGGATCGTGCTGCCGGGGAAAAACAACCTGCCCTTTATTCAGTGGGCGACCAACAATATGCTTCGGGAACTGCTTTACTGGGGGGTAAGGGTCTATTACCAGCCGCCCCCGTTTGTGCACACCAAATTATTTGTAGTGGATCAGCAGTATGCCCAGATCGGCTCAGCCAATTTTGACCCAAGAAGCTTCCGGTTAAATTTCGAACTCTCCGTTGAAATCTATGATCACCATGTGGCCAAGACTATTGCCAGCCATATTGAACACCGGATCAAACACTCGCAGATAATCCATTTATCGGATATCGATCAGCGGCCGCTGATCATTAAATTCCGGGATGCGCTGATGTGGCTTTTTTCCCCTTATTTCTAA